GGGGATTGTTGGTTTAATCGGTCTATCAATTGCTCTTTCACATTCTCCTGCATTAATTGGTATTGTAGCCTTGGTAGTTTTATATTACGGATACCGTGAGTGGAAAAAGGAAAAAGATGTAGTAATGGATTCTACTTCAAGGAGTTCTACAAGATATAGCAACTTTGAAGATGAGTGGAATAAGTTAATGAAAAACTAGTATAAACGAATTTAACTGATAAAATAGAAGAGAGGAAGATTAGGATGAAACAATCTTTATTTGGCCGTGTACGCGATGCGATTTTAGCAGATCTTCATAATGTATTAGATGAAAAAGAAAGAAAAAACCCAATTGCTATGTTAAACCAATATTTACGTGATAGTGAACGTGAAATAACAAAAATTGAAAAGTTAATTGAGCGTCATAAAACGTTAAAAACGAACTTTGCTCGTGAGCTTGAAGAGGCACGTTATTTCGTAAATAAGAGATCTAAGCAAGCCATTATTGCACAAGAAGCAGGAGAACTGCAACTACATGAGCGTGCTTTAGAAGAAGTCGCATATTATGAAGGACAAGTGGCTCGTTTAGAAGAAATGTATGCAGGTGTTATCGAACAAATTGACGAATTAGAACGTCGCCTTTCTGAAATGAAAAATAAATTAAAAGAAATGAATGCAAAGCGTATGCAACTGATGGCGCGTGAGAATATGGCGCATGCGAATCGTCGTATGAATACAGCGCTTCATAAAATGGATGAAAGCAATCCGTTTTTACGATTTGAAGAAATAGAAGATCATATTCGTGATTTAGAACTTCGCATAAATGAAGGGTATGAACGTGATACTTTTGATATGAAAATTGCTAAACTGGAGCGCGAAATGAAAGATAAAAATGAAGTATCTTTAAACAAAGAAGGGATAAAATAATTGTAGTATATTATAAAACGAGCATATGATATAGTGATAGAAGAAAAGGTGTTGGTAAGCAATACCTTTTTCTTCTATTTATCTCGCAGTAACGGGTAGCCTGATTGGTGAGGGCTCATAATCAGTGGGGGATGAAACCCCCCCACTGATTCAAGTTTCACTTTATATGTAATGAGAAGGGGGGAGCTGAAATGAAGCAACAATTTTCAAAAACACAATTTGTGGGGATGCTCCTCATTATATTTGGATTTGGTCTTTTTATCGATATGATTTCTGGACGCTTTGAACCAGGAGGTCTCATTTTTGCCTTTATTATGATTATGTTTGGAAGACATTATCGAAAGAAGAATCGTTATGTGAGAGGTAATGTGTTTTTATTTATTGGAGGACTTGTATTTTTATTTTTTCTATTTTCATCAGCGGCTTTCGTACTTGTTGTATTCGCTTGTTTCGCATTGATCGGTTATCGACTGATTCAAGGGCAGCAGAAACAGCAAGTTATTCAAGTTCAGATTAAGGAGAAAGGATATATTGATGAGGATAAACCAATCTATCGTTCTGAACCATATTTGAAAAATATGATGATAGGAAACGTACGAATGATGGATCATATTTATGAACTAGAAGATATTAATGTTCAATATGGAGTCTGTGATGTTGAAATGGACTTAACAACGGCTATGATTCCAGAAGGAGAAACCGTCATTGTTATTCGTGGGGTAATCGGAAATATTAGATTGTACGTTCCATATGACATTGAATTATCTTTAAATCATTCGGTTATTGTTGGGAGAGTATTACTGCCAGGGCATGAAGAAACAGGTTTGAACCGAAATGTTACATTTAAAACAGAGCAGTATAGAGAAGCTCCTCGTCGTATTAAAATTATTTCTTCGCTTGTTGTAGGAGATACGGAAGTGAGGAAAGTATGATGAAAAAACAAGGAAATATTTCATGGATGTACATTCGTTATTCTATGCTATCTTCCATTAGTATTGCACTCATTTGTACTATTATCTATATGTGGAAAAGCAAGCAAGATATATATGATTTCCTATGGAAAGAATCCATCGCCTCTGTTCCTGTTGGTTTGTTAATCATGAGTACAAGTCTTCTTATTGGAGGCATTGTAGGATATGCGATTGGCTATTATGTAAAGCAGCGTATTCAAGGTTTGAATACTTTCTTATTTGAAGTAGAGCGAGGGAACTTTCCGAAAGATGTTTCGTTTACGGCAGAAGACGAATTTCATGAAATAGAGCGAAAAGTTATGACACTTACTCGAAGATTAGAAGAACAAGCTGGATTATTTCAAAAGGTAACAAATGAACGAGCCCATTGGAATGAAGAAATGAAGCAAGAAGCTATTTCTCAAGAAAGACATCGCTTGGCAAGAGAACTGCATGATTCTGTAAGTCAGCAGCTTTTTGCAATGTCTATGATGATGTCAGCAATTAATGAGCAAGTAGATCAATTTCCAGAAACAACAAAAAAACAATTGAAGCTTGTAGAGAACATGGTCGTGAATGCGCAATCCGAAATGAGAGCATTGCTTCTTCATTTACGTCCTGTACAATTGGAAGGAAAAAAACTCACAGAAGGTATAGAGGAACTATTAACAGAGCTGTCTAGAAAACAGCATATGAAAATCGAATGGTTCGTTGAATCCATTCAGTTAAAAAAAGGTGTCGAAGATCATCTATTTCGTATTTTACAAGAAGCATTGTCTAACACACTGCGACATGCAAAGGCAAAGAAAATAGAAGTACGCCTTCGTCAAATTGATCAATATGCCATTTTGAAAATAATTGATGATGGTGTTGGGTTTGAAGTTGGAGTTGGAGTTGGAGTAAATAAAGCAGGATCATATGGATTACAATCTATGCAGGAACGTGTTCATGAAATTGGAGGGACGTTAAAAGTACTTAGTTTCCCAAATAAAGGAGCACAAATTGAAGTGAAAGTGCCAATTATGATAGAGAGAGGGGGAGAATGATGATTAAAGTATTACTAGTTGATGATCATGAAATGGTTCGCATGGGAGTATCTGCTTACTTATCAACACAACCAGATATTGAAGTAGTTGGGGAAGCGGAAAATGGCAGAAAAGGTTCAGAGCTAGCATTACAATTAAAACCAGATATCATCTTAATGGATCTTGTTATGGATGAAATGGATGGAGTGGAGGCGACGCGTGCGATTATTAAGGAATGGCCGGAAGCAAAAATTGTGGTCGTAACGAGCTTTTTAGATGATGAAAAGTTATATCCTGTTATCGAGGCGGGGGCAACGAGTTATTTATTAAAAACGTCACGAGCAAGTGATATCGCAGATGCGGTGCG
The window above is part of the Bacillus cytotoxicus NVH 391-98 genome. Proteins encoded here:
- a CDS encoding lmo0954 family membrane protein encodes the protein MKQFLAFIAAGILALIALGSLGGMIGFAIGAGIVYWSYKSFVRAQSFFGKLAWGIVGLIGLSIALSHSPALIGIVALVVLYYGYREWKKEKDVVMDSTSRSSTRYSNFEDEWNKLMKN
- a CDS encoding PspA/IM30 family protein; protein product: MKQSLFGRVRDAILADLHNVLDEKERKNPIAMLNQYLRDSEREITKIEKLIERHKTLKTNFARELEEARYFVNKRSKQAIIAQEAGELQLHERALEEVAYYEGQVARLEEMYAGVIEQIDELERRLSEMKNKLKEMNAKRMQLMARENMAHANRRMNTALHKMDESNPFLRFEEIEDHIRDLELRINEGYERDTFDMKIAKLEREMKDKNEVSLNKEGIK
- the liaF gene encoding cell wall-active antibiotics response protein LiaF; translated protein: MKQQFSKTQFVGMLLIIFGFGLFIDMISGRFEPGGLIFAFIMIMFGRHYRKKNRYVRGNVFLFIGGLVFLFFLFSSAAFVLVVFACFALIGYRLIQGQQKQQVIQVQIKEKGYIDEDKPIYRSEPYLKNMMIGNVRMMDHIYELEDINVQYGVCDVEMDLTTAMIPEGETVIVIRGVIGNIRLYVPYDIELSLNHSVIVGRVLLPGHEETGLNRNVTFKTEQYREAPRRIKIISSLVVGDTEVRKV
- a CDS encoding sensor histidine kinase → MKKQGNISWMYIRYSMLSSISIALICTIIYMWKSKQDIYDFLWKESIASVPVGLLIMSTSLLIGGIVGYAIGYYVKQRIQGLNTFLFEVERGNFPKDVSFTAEDEFHEIERKVMTLTRRLEEQAGLFQKVTNERAHWNEEMKQEAISQERHRLARELHDSVSQQLFAMSMMMSAINEQVDQFPETTKKQLKLVENMVVNAQSEMRALLLHLRPVQLEGKKLTEGIEELLTELSRKQHMKIEWFVESIQLKKGVEDHLFRILQEALSNTLRHAKAKKIEVRLRQIDQYAILKIIDDGVGFEVGVGVGVNKAGSYGLQSMQERVHEIGGTLKVLSFPNKGAQIEVKVPIMIERGGE
- a CDS encoding response regulator encodes the protein MIKVLLVDDHEMVRMGVSAYLSTQPDIEVVGEAENGRKGSELALQLKPDIILMDLVMDEMDGVEATRAIIKEWPEAKIVVVTSFLDDEKLYPVIEAGATSYLLKTSRASDIADAVRATYDGETVLEPKVTGKMMSRMRQKKEQPLHDDLTEREFEILLLIAEGKSNQEIADELFIALKTVKTHVSNILNKLNVSDRTQAVIYAFRHQLIK